Proteins found in one Campylobacter lari genomic segment:
- a CDS encoding nucleoside hydrolase, protein MRLILDTDIGNGIAGANTDDGLALGLILTSKEIKLEMISTLSGNVQALTAYSVAKDLLNKLNLDIPLYLGAHEALCEDSYFWRQRLDKSIEEFKLTHLWDHIKPIKILENISPNACMKMGELIMQNPGEISICAIGPLTNIAIAMKLFKDFDKNVKEIFIMGGSFDMPYHIKDTNFGFDPEAARIVLNSRAKITLVPYNATMQTMLTHEDLNALENQNPLCDFLVQTLRVWIDYASKTRGTNGTWIHDALTIAYMLDPNLANFDEYLVDVICDSTFARGSTIRCFKDAKMPMKNHELKNTIKVLKDIDNARLLNLLKSRLLNGICYENYKSITT, encoded by the coding sequence ATACGCCTTATTTTGGATACTGATATAGGCAATGGAATAGCAGGGGCTAATACGGATGATGGTTTAGCCCTTGGACTTATTTTAACCTCCAAAGAAATCAAACTTGAAATGATTAGCACTTTAAGTGGTAATGTACAAGCTTTAACCGCTTATAGTGTTGCTAAAGATTTATTAAATAAGCTTAATCTAGACATACCTTTGTATTTAGGTGCTCATGAAGCTTTATGTGAAGATAGTTATTTTTGGAGACAAAGACTAGATAAAAGCATAGAAGAGTTTAAGCTTACTCATCTTTGGGATCATATAAAACCTATAAAAATCTTAGAAAATATAAGTCCAAATGCTTGTATGAAAATGGGTGAGCTTATTATGCAAAATCCAGGTGAAATTTCAATTTGTGCTATAGGACCTTTAACAAATATAGCCATAGCTATGAAGCTTTTTAAAGACTTTGATAAAAATGTGAAAGAAATTTTTATCATGGGTGGAAGTTTTGATATGCCTTATCATATCAAAGATACAAATTTTGGATTTGATCCTGAAGCTGCTCGTATAGTTTTAAACTCAAGAGCTAAAATCACACTTGTTCCTTATAATGCAACAATGCAAACTATGCTCACACATGAAGATTTAAATGCTTTAGAAAATCAAAATCCTCTTTGTGATTTTTTAGTACAGACTTTAAGAGTTTGGATTGATTATGCAAGCAAAACAAGAGGCACAAATGGTACATGGATACATGATGCATTAACTATTGCTTATATGCTTGATCCTAATTTAGCAAATTTTGATGAGTATTTAGTAGATGTCATTTGTGATAGTACTTTTGCTAGAGGAAGCACGATAAGGTGTTTTAAAGATGCAAAAATGCCTATGAAAAATCATGAATTAAAAAACACTATAAAAGTTTTAAAAGATATTGATAATGCTAGACTTTTAAATCTTTTAAAATCAAGACTTTTAAATGGAATTTGCTATGAAAATTACAAAAGCATAACGACTTAA
- a CDS encoding disulfide bond formation protein B yields MNTYLSKNDQYFYFFMTSAVLLILAIPVGFANMYLGYFHNESPCTLCWFERIGMIVIGVLGMLILRYGPQIKYIVCVFLFAGYGIYMGIRHTASWWQRDIGIGLGDKLVGAHTYTWAVVVYWCVVIVMGLALLFIRKNSSMMDDLANKEIKVKPLSTYSKFVIIISFIVVCSNAFQALIINGLPPYTGKSNPDRLTFDMNIMSKTWTTEVWGRLSKFNLLGKNAPEDVFIKDLVEPKRLNFEKNISSGAFEISKSIKMLDTYEIQIPELEKFKHINAIAYNKNNDEFALVTNEMAVSYTKDFKQSNGFVLFDKTNGNDMRYIVDATFIGNKFVIGAANKTFTGTEKTDASIDEMLEWQTFKETTKNIAPAFFTKKNENWFEPSRKYILTIRAKQNYIHSYANDGKFLYLITVPNKFSKKIILSYASTKDYLLSGEKVLEVDENLKLKDGRNINDYYIVGADIIGDKMLALSLNYSTLLVIDYKNAKIIDAYEIQGLDNPKSMAIKNNTIYILDRTNNQKDVIKTYKNPL; encoded by the coding sequence ATGAATACTTATTTAAGCAAAAATGATCAATATTTTTACTTTTTTATGACTTCTGCTGTTTTGCTTATTCTAGCAATACCAGTAGGATTTGCAAATATGTATTTAGGATATTTTCACAATGAATCTCCTTGTACACTTTGTTGGTTTGAACGTATTGGTATGATCGTAATTGGTGTTCTTGGAATGCTTATATTGCGATATGGTCCTCAAATAAAATATATTGTTTGTGTATTTTTATTTGCAGGATATGGAATCTATATGGGAATTCGTCATACAGCTAGTTGGTGGCAAAGAGATATTGGTATAGGTTTAGGAGATAAATTAGTAGGAGCTCATACTTATACCTGGGCTGTTGTTGTATATTGGTGTGTTGTTATAGTAATGGGACTTGCTTTATTATTTATAAGAAAAAATAGTTCTATGATGGATGATCTTGCTAATAAAGAAATTAAAGTTAAACCTTTAAGCACTTATTCGAAATTTGTTATTATTATATCTTTCATAGTAGTTTGTTCTAATGCTTTTCAAGCTTTAATAATCAACGGCTTACCTCCTTATACAGGAAAATCAAATCCCGATCGTTTAACTTTTGATATGAATATCATGAGTAAAACTTGGACTACAGAAGTTTGGGGAAGACTTAGTAAATTTAATCTTTTAGGCAAAAATGCTCCAGAAGATGTTTTTATTAAAGATTTAGTAGAGCCAAAAAGATTAAATTTTGAAAAAAATATCTCTAGTGGAGCTTTTGAAATTTCAAAAAGTATAAAGATGTTAGATACTTATGAAATACAAATACCAGAACTAGAAAAATTCAAACACATCAATGCTATAGCTTATAATAAAAATAACGATGAATTTGCTCTCGTAACTAATGAAATGGCTGTATCGTACACTAAAGATTTTAAACAATCTAATGGTTTTGTTTTATTTGATAAAACAAATGGAAATGATATGAGATACATTGTCGATGCTACTTTTATAGGAAATAAGTTTGTCATTGGAGCAGCAAATAAAACTTTCACAGGAACAGAAAAAACAGATGCCTCTATTGATGAAATGCTAGAATGGCAAACTTTTAAAGAAACAACAAAAAACATAGCGCCTGCATTTTTTACCAAAAAAAATGAAAATTGGTTTGAGCCTTCAAGAAAATATATTCTAACTATAAGAGCAAAGCAAAACTATATACACTCTTATGCTAATGATGGTAAATTTTTATACTTAATCACAGTTCCAAACAAATTTAGTAAAAAAATTATTTTATCTTATGCAAGCACTAAAGACTATTTATTAAGTGGAGAAAAAGTACTTGAAGTCGACGAAAATTTAAAACTCAAAGATGGTAGAAATATTAATGACTATTATATAGTAGGTGCAGATATTATCGGGGATAAAATGTTAGCATTAAGTTTAAATTACAGCACCTTACTTGTAATTGATTATAAAAATGCAAAAATAATCGATGCTTATGAAATCCAAGGACTTGATAATCCAAAATCCATGGCTATAAAAAATAATACCATCTATATTTTAGATCGTACTAACAACCAAAAGGATGTTATAAAAACTTATAAAAATCCTTTATAA
- the trpB gene encoding tryptophan synthase subunit beta has protein sequence MKKYYGKFGGQFVPNEVKIALDEVEKAFLKVKKDKDFNTELKELLANYVGRPTPLYYAKNLSKLYNHEIYLKREDLTHTGAHKINNAIAQALMAKKMNKKKIIAETGAGQHGLATATAAALLGLECEIFMGAIDVKRQALNVYKMELLGAKVHAVESGSKTLSDAVDEALNFWVKNTKEVFYVVGSAVGPYPYPQIVTHFQSIIGKECKIQLRKLNKKVDYIIAAAGGGSNAAGIFHAFLKDEKVKLIGVEAAGLGKDTPYHAATLTKGKEGIIHGMKTKVLQDDKGNIAHTFSISAGLDYPGIGPLHAYLQESKRASYHAISDDECINALKLLCKEEGIIPAIESSHALAYLEKLCPTLKKKSVIIVNLSGRGDKDMQSIYEYKKGKIYG, from the coding sequence ATGAAAAAATATTATGGAAAATTTGGTGGGCAATTTGTGCCAAATGAAGTAAAAATAGCATTAGATGAAGTAGAAAAAGCTTTTTTAAAAGTCAAAAAAGATAAAGATTTTAACACAGAATTAAAAGAACTCTTAGCTAATTATGTGGGAAGACCTACGCCTTTATACTATGCTAAAAATTTAAGCAAGCTTTATAATCATGAAATTTACTTAAAAAGAGAAGACTTAACTCACACAGGAGCTCATAAGATCAACAATGCTATAGCCCAAGCCTTAATGGCAAAGAAAATGAATAAGAAAAAAATTATTGCAGAAACTGGAGCAGGACAACACGGGCTTGCAACCGCTACTGCAGCAGCGCTTTTAGGACTTGAGTGTGAGATATTTATGGGAGCTATTGATGTAAAAAGACAAGCCTTAAATGTCTATAAAATGGAGCTTTTAGGAGCAAAAGTTCATGCGGTAGAAAGTGGAAGTAAAACTTTAAGTGATGCAGTAGATGAGGCTTTAAATTTTTGGGTTAAAAATACCAAAGAAGTATTTTATGTAGTAGGAAGTGCAGTGGGGCCTTATCCTTATCCGCAAATTGTTACACATTTTCAAAGTATTATAGGTAAAGAATGCAAAATACAACTTAGAAAATTAAATAAAAAAGTTGATTACATCATAGCAGCAGCTGGAGGTGGTAGCAATGCTGCTGGAATTTTTCATGCATTTTTAAAAGATGAAAAAGTTAAACTCATAGGCGTTGAAGCAGCAGGTTTAGGTAAAGATACACCTTATCATGCAGCCACGCTTACTAAAGGTAAAGAGGGTATTATCCATGGTATGAAAACTAAGGTTTTACAAGATGATAAAGGAAACATTGCTCATACTTTTAGTATTTCTGCTGGGCTTGATTACCCTGGTATAGGTCCTTTGCATGCATATTTACAAGAAAGTAAAAGAGCAAGTTATCATGCTATTAGTGATGATGAGTGTATTAATGCTTTAAAATTATTGTGCAAAGAAGAAGGTATTATACCCGCTATTGAAAGCTCACATGCATTAGCTTATTTAGAAAAACTTTGTCCGACTTTAAAGAAAAAAAGTGTGATAATTGTAAATCTTTCAGGAAGAGGCGATAAAGATATGCAAAGTATTTATGAATATAAAAAGGGTAAAATTTATGGTTAA
- the uvrA gene encoding excinuclease ABC subunit UvrA, producing the protein MNNDKISIIGAKENNLKNINLEIPKNKLIVFTGLSGSGKSTLAFGTLYAEGQRRYIESLSAYARQFLDKVGKPNVDKIEGLTPAIAIDQKTTSKNPRSTVGTITEIYDYLRLLYARIGSQHCHQCGQKISSMSAADIVGEILKLPKGAKIIIYAPLIKEKKGTFADLLENLVAKGYVRAQIDGVLTRLDEDIELAKTKKHTIKLVIDRLEVQDDMLARLASDIEKGLSESFGEVEIEVLNNEELNIAKHFHYSEHNACFDCKISFPLLEPLSFSFNSPKGACPSCDGLGIRYTLDMKKLINEELSLEAGAIKLLYGFNKSYYYKFLMAFCEQNDIRVKIPYNELSEEEKRLVLYGNAKEINFLWKRHRLNRKFEGAVKYAYEMLKDEKDLSEYMSEKTCKDCNGHRLRAESLAVKVAEKNLGEILDMSIENTTAFFSKEANFAYLSEQERLIAKPIFKEINERLFFLYDVGLGYLSLGRDARTISGGEAQRIRIASQIGSGLSGVMYVLDEPSIGLHERDTAKLIKTLRNLQQKGNTLIVVEHDKMTIEEADFIVDIGPNAGKFGGEVVFSGTYQELLKSKSQTALYMSGKKQISHQKNREQKDFISLKDVSINNIQNLSVDFPLRNLVAITGVSGSGKSSLILQTLLPFAKEELNRAKKVKKLSGAKIEGLEKLDKVIYLDQSPIGRTPRSNPATYTGAMDEIRNLFAATKEAKMRGYKAGRFSFNVKGGRCEKCSGDGEIKIEMHFLPDVMVTCDVCNGKRYNDATLEIKYKGKSIADVLNMSIIEASEFFTSVPKIKQKLDTLVKVGLDYLTLGQNATTLSGGEAQRIKLAKELSRSDTGKTLYILDEPTTGLHFEDVNKLILVLQHLVDLGNSVFVIEHNLDVIKNADYVIDMGPEGGVKGGKVIAKGSVKDLSKNYKKTGSYTGYYLNLELNDSKK; encoded by the coding sequence AATAAACTCATAGTTTTTACAGGACTTAGTGGAAGCGGTAAATCCACTTTAGCCTTTGGCACGCTTTATGCAGAAGGACAACGTCGCTATATTGAAAGTTTAAGTGCTTATGCAAGGCAGTTTTTAGATAAAGTGGGTAAGCCAAATGTTGATAAAATAGAAGGTTTAACCCCTGCTATTGCTATTGATCAAAAAACAACTTCTAAAAATCCTCGATCAACTGTTGGAACTATTACTGAAATTTATGATTATCTAAGACTTTTATATGCAAGGATTGGTTCACAACATTGTCATCAATGTGGGCAAAAAATCTCATCTATGAGTGCAGCAGATATCGTAGGTGAAATCTTAAAGCTTCCAAAAGGAGCTAAAATCATCATTTATGCACCGTTGATTAAAGAAAAAAAAGGAACTTTTGCAGATCTTTTGGAAAATTTAGTTGCAAAAGGTTATGTTAGAGCGCAAATTGATGGGGTTTTAACGCGTCTTGATGAGGATATTGAGCTTGCTAAAACCAAAAAACATACAATAAAACTTGTAATAGATAGACTTGAGGTGCAAGATGATATGTTAGCAAGACTTGCAAGCGATATAGAAAAAGGCCTTAGTGAGAGCTTTGGTGAAGTGGAAATTGAAGTTTTAAATAATGAAGAATTAAATATAGCAAAACATTTTCATTATAGCGAGCATAATGCTTGTTTTGATTGTAAAATTTCTTTTCCTTTGCTTGAGCCTTTGAGTTTTTCTTTTAATTCTCCAAAAGGTGCTTGTCCAAGTTGTGATGGTCTTGGTATAAGATATACGCTAGATATGAAAAAGCTTATCAATGAAGAATTAAGCTTAGAAGCAGGAGCTATAAAGCTTTTATATGGGTTTAATAAAAGTTATTATTATAAGTTTTTAATGGCTTTTTGTGAGCAAAATGATATCAGGGTAAAAATTCCATATAATGAGCTAAGTGAAGAAGAAAAGCGTCTAGTGCTTTATGGTAATGCTAAGGAAATTAACTTTTTATGGAAAAGACATCGCTTAAATCGCAAATTTGAAGGTGCGGTTAAATATGCCTATGAAATGCTAAAAGATGAAAAAGATTTAAGCGAGTATATGAGCGAAAAAACTTGCAAAGATTGCAATGGTCATCGTTTAAGGGCAGAAAGTTTAGCTGTAAAAGTAGCTGAAAAAAATTTGGGTGAAATTTTAGATATGAGTATAGAAAATACCACTGCATTTTTTTCAAAAGAAGCTAATTTTGCGTATTTAAGTGAGCAAGAAAGATTGATAGCTAAGCCTATTTTTAAAGAAATTAATGAAAGATTATTTTTTCTTTATGATGTAGGACTTGGGTATTTATCCTTAGGACGTGATGCAAGAACCATTAGTGGGGGTGAGGCTCAAAGAATTCGTATAGCATCTCAAATTGGTAGTGGTTTAAGTGGGGTAATGTATGTTTTAGATGAGCCTAGCATTGGTTTGCATGAGCGAGATACGGCAAAACTCATTAAAACTTTAAGAAATCTTCAGCAAAAGGGTAATACTTTAATTGTAGTTGAGCATGATAAAATGACCATAGAAGAGGCAGATTTTATCGTAGATATTGGTCCAAATGCTGGTAAATTTGGCGGTGAGGTTGTATTTAGTGGGACTTATCAAGAATTGTTAAAAAGCAAAAGCCAAACTGCTCTTTATATGAGCGGTAAAAAGCAAATTTCTCATCAAAAAAATAGAGAACAAAAAGATTTTATTAGTTTAAAAGATGTGAGTATTAATAATATTCAAAATTTAAGTGTAGATTTTCCATTGCGCAATCTTGTAGCAATTACAGGTGTTTCAGGAAGTGGCAAAAGCTCACTAATCTTGCAAACTTTACTTCCGTTTGCAAAAGAAGAGCTTAACCGTGCTAAAAAAGTTAAAAAACTAAGTGGTGCTAAGATAGAAGGTTTGGAAAAACTTGATAAGGTGATTTATCTTGATCAAAGCCCTATAGGAAGGACTCCGCGTTCAAATCCTGCTACTTACACAGGTGCTATGGATGAAATTCGTAATCTTTTTGCAGCCACTAAAGAAGCTAAAATGCGAGGTTATAAAGCAGGGCGTTTTTCTTTTAATGTTAAAGGTGGAAGATGTGAAAAGTGCAGTGGTGATGGCGAGATTAAAATAGAAATGCACTTTTTGCCTGATGTGATGGTAACTTGTGATGTTTGCAATGGTAAAAGATATAATGATGCAACTTTAGAGATTAAATATAAAGGTAAAAGCATAGCTGATGTTTTAAATATGAGTATTATTGAAGCAAGTGAGTTTTTTACTTCTGTACCAAAGATAAAGCAAAAGCTTGATACTTTAGTAAAAGTTGGGCTTGATTATCTTACCTTAGGACAAAATGCAACTACTTTAAGTGGCGGGGAGGCTCAGCGTATTAAGCTAGCTAAAGAATTAAGCAGAAGCGATACAGGAAAAACTCTTTATATTTTAGATGAACCTACAACAGGACTTCATTTTGAAGATGTTAATAAGCTTATTTTAGTTTTGCAACATTTAGTTGATCTTGGAAATAGTGTGTTTGTGATAGAGCATAATTTAGATGTGATTAAAAATGCTGATTATGTTATCGATATGGGGCCAGAAGGTGGAGTTAAAGGAGGTAAGGTTATTGCTAAAGGTAGTGTGAAAGATCTTTCTAAAAATTATAAAAAGACTGGATCTTATACAGGGTATTATTTAAATTTAGAACTTAATGATAGTAAAAAATAA
- a CDS encoding YqaA family protein — MFDFLYNDISYIGLFMVCFLSSTLLPIASEAFVLAFVKLDFNACMVLFVASLGNTLGSLSTYALAYFGESQILEKYFKGSLCKLEKINANFKKFGSLYAFFTFLPIVGDLFALGLGFAKYSFLKASIFIALGKLSRYAFVIFIANSI; from the coding sequence ATGTTTGATTTTTTATATAATGACATAAGCTATATAGGGCTTTTTATGGTATGTTTTCTCTCTAGCACGCTTTTGCCTATTGCAAGTGAGGCTTTTGTGCTTGCTTTTGTGAAATTAGATTTTAATGCTTGTATGGTTTTATTTGTAGCAAGTTTGGGAAATACTTTAGGTAGTTTGAGTACTTATGCGTTAGCTTATTTTGGAGAGAGTCAAATTTTAGAAAAATATTTTAAAGGCTCTTTATGTAAATTAGAAAAAATCAATGCAAACTTTAAAAAATTTGGTTCTTTGTATGCTTTTTTTACTTTTTTGCCCATAGTGGGAGATCTTTTTGCATTAGGGCTTGGATTTGCTAAGTATTCTTTTTTAAAAGCAAGTATTTTTATAGCCTTGGGTAAATTAAGTCGTTATGCTTTTGTAATTTTCATAGCAAATTCCATTTAA